One uncultured Carboxylicivirga sp. genomic window, ACCAGTTCCATAAGAACCAATTATATTAAAACAATGACCGGTAGATTTGAAATTATTTACAATAGATTTAGCAATTTGAATTGCATTTGGAGTTACTATATAATTAAGATCTTTGTTATAGTCTCTGATTATATTAACAGAAGGTGAATATTGCTGTTTACTCATAATAAGCACTTAATATGTTCCACTTGTCATATTGATTATTAATTTGGAGCTCTCTTATTCCTGCATCTTCAGTAAAAGTGACACCTTTATATTTTTCCTCAATTTTTTTCAGCTTATTTATTATTCCATGTTCTGTCATGCAAAATATTTTGCCGGGACTATTCGTTGAAGTAATAATTTCTTCAGCTGAAATTGATTTTCTGTTTTCGAATCGATCCAATATGGCATAAAAAAATAGCTCTATTGATAATTCGTTCCTATCAGTATTTTGTACTACAATACTTTTTTTACCTATTTCTTCAAATAAATGCAATTCTTGCAATAGGCCAATAAATTCATCTTCAACATTCACAGGTTTTCTTGGTTGTAAATAATTAGATCGAAAAACCCGAATATCATTGTCAATTGTAGTAACATTTGACACCTCTTGTTTTGCTCCTTCAACGACATAAGTAATACCTCTTAGAATTTTCTCATTAGAAAACTCTTTATCTCCATTTTTCAGTTTATTAAAAAACAATGAATAAATAGATGCCCAACCCTTTTTTACTAAGTGATAATGTAAAAGCCAAATAGAATTTACATCTTCAAGATAAGGATCCCAACCATCATCTTCAAATAAGAAAACTCCTAAATCTGTTGCAAAACGATCGCTATCTTTATCATTCTCAATATCGAAAGCCTTTAGCCAAAATCTAATTGAGGTGACCATATTCTTACCTACACCAAGCTTTGTAACTGCGTCAGGTTCACTAAATTTATTACCTTCCTTTAAAAAATCATAACCTTTTTTCAACCAATAGTGACGACAATAAAAGGTTTCGTGTCCTGAAAAAGTATATTTTAACATTGAAAATATTTTTACTGGATAAAAATGCCCAGTAAAAATAGACTTTTCTTTTAAAAAGATACAATTTAATTTAAAAAAATATAGATTTTAAAATATTCTAATGAGCTTAATAAATTTATTATCATTTATATACAAATATTAATTAAAGTAATTATTTAATATAAATTTGAAATATTAATTTTTTTATCTTAGCTACGCTATCTGACAAGGGTATAATCGAAAGATTATTCACTACATATTCAATTGTTATCTTCAAGTAAGCAATATTTGGTTTTTTTATTTTATTCCCCACAAAGGTAGTTACACTACACTATTAGAGATATTTCTAAAAAATAATTCCCGTAAATCCAAATTATTATTTTTATATTTGTCGCAAACAGAGTAGTATGACTACCCAAAACGAGACATATTTAAAAAAACTATTTAAGGTATTGCAACCCGGCTGTGTGGTAACAGTTGATTGGTTGGAAAACTGTGGCATATCCCGAAATTTACAGAAGTACTACCTTAAAAGTGGTTGGTTAGAATCAATTGGCAGAAGTGCTTACAAAAAACCGGGTGATACAATAGAATGGCAAGGAGCTTTGAATGCCATACAAAAACAGACTGAATCCAAGGTTCATGTGGGTGGGTTATCCGCATTGGCTCTACAAGGTTTTAGTCACTATTTCCGCATGAACAATGAATCCTTGCAATTATTCTCACCTTTAAAAACAAAGCTGCCCAAATGGTTTGTCGAATATAACTGGAATCTCGATATACAACATCATTTAAGTTCCTTTTTACCATTTGATTTAGGCATCAAGGAATTGGAACAGAATCAAGTCAAAATAAACGTCTCCACTCCCGAACGGGCTATCATGGAATGTTTATATCTGGCTCCGCAAAAGATGGATTTGGTGGAATGTTACCACTTATTTGAAGGTCTGGTGAATTTAAAACCCAAACTTCTTGCAGCGTTGTTGGCCAGTTGCAATTCAGTGAAAGTAAAACGCCTGTTTCTCTATATGGCCGAAAAAGCCAATCATCAATGGTTTCAGTTTCTTGAAACCGAACAATTTGATTTGGGAAAAGGTAACCGAATGCTTGCAGAAAAGGGTATATACATCCCCAAATACTTAATATCAATACCAAAAGAATTAGCAGAATTATGATTTTACCCATATATAAAGCACAAGTAGATTTACTGTTACAGGTTTTACCCTATGTTGCCAAAGAGAATATTTTTGCACTAAAAGGTGGTACTGCCATCAATCTGTTTGTAAGAGATATGCCTCGTTTATCGGTGGATATTGACCTAACTTATTTACCATTTGATTCAAGAGAAGATGCCTTGAAAAATATTCAAGATGGATTAAGCCGAATTAAAATTGACATAGAAAAAAATGTGCCGGGAGTAAAAGTTCACCCCGTCCCGTTGAATGGAGGAACTGATGTAAAGTTGAATTGTCAAGGTAAAAATGCCCAGATAAAAATTGAAGTCAATACCATTACACGAGGAAATGTATTCCCCACACAATTAATGCAAGTAGTCGATTCTGTTCAGGATGAATTTGGCAAGTTTGCAGCCATCAATATGGTTTCGTTGGCCGAATTGTATGGCGGGAAGATATGTGCAGCCATTGACAGGCAGCATCCTCGTGATGTTTTTGATGTGAAACTACTTTTGGAGAACGAAGGGTTAACCGATGAAATATGGGATGGTGTAAAAATCGGCATGATTAGTCATTACAAACCCATCAATGAGTTGCTGTCTCCCATCCTAAAAGACCAGAAGTCCGCCTTTGACAATCAATTTGCAGGAATGACTTCGGTTGAATTTACTTATGACGACTACGAAAAAACCAGAGCTACGTTAATTGATACCATCCAACAAAGGCTAACTGATGATGAAAAAAAGTTCTTGTTAAGTTTCGAGATGGGAGAACCGGACTGGAAATTATTTCCACATTCTGTTTTGAAAGACTTACCAGCAATTAAATGGAAACTGCTTAATATACAGAAGTTAAAGAAGGATAATCCAAAAAAGCATGAACAAATGGTTACTGACCTGAAAAAGACCCTTGGATTAGTCTAAAATAAACAAATTGCCTTTCATTTATTCACTTTTCAGTCCAATAATTTCTATTTTTTCCTATCTTAGCTACGCTATCCGTCAAGGGTATAATTGAAAAATTATGCCCTACATACTCAATTGTTTTTTGCAAGCAAGTCCTATTCCGGGGCTTTTTGTTGTTTGTATCCCACAATTTCACCAAACACTTTCGGTTTTTAGTGCCAATTCCGGCAAAATAATCCAAAACATCTTATGTTTTCTGAAAAGCAGGACAATTCAAGCTCGTTATACCCTTCAAAATTGGGTGTATCCTAAAAAGCACTTGAATTATACTCTGGAAGTACTCAAAAGCACTTCAATTATCCTCAAAAGTCCAAAAAAGGAAGAAAAAGCACTATCAAAGCACTTGATAGAACTGCATTTTCAGGCTTTTTCATGGCTTTTTTTATTGTATTCATTGCTTAATCCGAACGTTTATGACCTTTCGTAGAACCGTATTGAAGCAGGATTTGGTTAAAAAGCTGTACCCGGACAGTACCTCCATCAGAAGTGCCTTGCAATTACTGCGCAATGAAATTGACCTGTGTCCGGAACTCAAAGAAAGAATCAGTCAGGCTGGCCACATGCGAAAGCACACCTACAATTTTGAACAATTACGGCTAATACTGGAACACTTTAGCCTGACAAACGAAGATTATAACCAATTATAAACGAAGCATGATTTATTTTCAAAACATCACCGACTTGGAACAAGCCAAGCAACGATACCGCACATTAGCTAAAGAACTGCACCCGGATAAAGGAGGTTCAGCTCTCCAGTTTCAACAAATGCAGGATGAATACAAAACCCTATTACTGGAACTACAACATATACAAGTAGCCCCCACCGGACAAAACTCACCCCAACAATCCGATATAATGGCAGAGCTGGGCAAGCTGGCCAAAGTCCTTATCCAGAAACAAGTCCCCCAACGATACTTGCAAGAGAAAATCAAAAAGAGCCAATCCCCAATTGAAAAAGGCATATTTTCGAAACTGGTGGATTTTCTCAATGAGATGGAAATTAAATAGCCACCATCGGTAAAAAATAAACCTCTTTAACCAATGCCGGACAAGACCAGCCAATAACGGCCAAATCCCAACGTGCCTGCTGTTTTAAGTTTGCTTCACTATGGAATCAAGCACAAAAAAAATAGTAGGCACATTGGCGGTTGTGGCAGCCATCGGAGGCGGTTTTCTCCTGTTCACCAAAGGCAAAAAACTACTGGCCGGGGCAAAGATGAACTTCGCCTTATTGGGTTTCCGCATTCATAAGCTCACGTTACAGGAAGTTCAGTTTGCAGTAAAAATCCGCTGTTACAATCCCACCAATGCACCCATTACCCTTGCCATTAATCAAGTGGTGGCCAAATACAAGGGTTCAGATATTGCCTATTCTACCCCGGATATTAAAGGGCTGACCATTCCAGCCGGGAAAACCCAAGAACCTGAAATCACCTTTCAAGTGCCTTACCTGAACCTTATGGGAAAGGGCTTAACAATGTCTGCACTATCCAATACGGAGCAACTCAAGGCTGATATGACTTTCACGCTCACCATCAGCATCAACGGGGAAACCATCACTACAACGCAAAATTTAACAGACGAAAATATGAACGGACTAGCATCGGGACAACTCGGTATTGTATCCGGCCCACGCAATACAAAAGACGGAAGACAGTTCAACCACCTGATAAAAAGAGCTGACGGAGCCAACACCTTTATCAAAAACGGCAATGTTTTGGAAACGGTGGACAGTTGTGTTAATATCATAGCCAATCATTATCGTGAAGTCGAGGATTTGGCCAAAGAGTTACAATCCGATTCGGTTAAGAATACTTGCCGGAACATCTTCAATTTTGCTTATACCTATCTGCAATATCAAAAGGACGAGGACGGAACCGAACAGCTCCGCACCCCAGCCCGTAGTTGGATGGATGGCCAAATAAAGTTCAAACAACAGGGAGATAGCAACTCCGGTATTGATTGCGATGATTACAGCATTTTTGTGGGTTCCATCCTTAAATGTCTGGGTATTCCGTTTAAGTTCCGCATTACCAAGTATGATGGAAAAAGTTATTTCCAACACATCTATGTATTTGTTCCGGCAGAAGGTGACAGCGAAGATGAAATTGTCATCGACCCTGTTCTTTCCAAGTTTGATTACCAGAAACCATACAGCTTTGAAAAGTCCGACTTCAATATGTCTCCATTGCAAATGCTCGGTGGCGTTCGTGGTATCAACGGACTGACCGGAACTTTGGGATTAGGATTACCTATTTACGCCTTATCCGGTCTGGATATGGATGGTGGAAGAATTGCCGATGAAGACCATACCGAACTCATGGCCATTATTTCAGGTGTCGATTTTGAAGATACCATGAACGGTTTGGGTGATGCCGAAGATGCCACCCTGAACTACCTCAGACGCACCCGTGACTTCCTTTTGAAAAACAAGGAGAACAAAAGCAAGATGTCACACATCCAGAACCCTGACCAGTTCATCAGTATGATTGACCAAGCCATTAAATTCTGGCACACTCCCCAGCGTGATAAGGTATTGGATAAACTGGTCGCCATTGAAGATAAGCTGGCTGAAAACGGATTCATTAAATACGATATTGATGGACTTGAAGGTCTTGATGAATGGGATGAAGATGAAAATGGAACCGCAGGTTTGGGACGTAGCAAGAAACGCAAAGGTCGATTCTTTAGTGCTATCAAGAAAATTGGCAAAAAAGTAGGCAGTGTGGCCAAGAAAGCGGTGAAAGCCATTGTACGGTTCAACCCTTTATCCATTGCCATACGAAATGGATTGTTAGCAGCATTGCGTCTGAATATGTTTGGCATTGCCAAGAAACTGCAATATGCCTATTTGCCCGACAATCTGGCATCAAAATACAATATTGACCCGGCTAAACTGGCTGATTTAAAGAAACGCCATGCCAAGGTTAAAAAGCTTTTCAACGGCTTGCAAGGCAAAGAAAAGAACCTTCGTAATGCCATCCTGAAAGGGGCTAAACAAAAAAGCCCGGACTTTTCAGTAAACGGAATGCAGGGTATTATTGCCGGATTACAAGGTTTGGAAGCTCTTGGAGAGCTGGGACAATTAGGAGAATTAGGCGTTGTTGCTACCGCAGCATCCGTTGGAGCAGCTACAGGTGTGTTGGCAAAAATCAAAAGCTGGCTCCAGCCTGTAAAAAACATCTTTACCAAAGCCAAAGAAAAGATGGCTGCAAGAAAGCGAGCACGTCAAGAGGCTGCCCAGCAACAAAACATGATGGATACCAGTCAGGACACGCAACAAGACCTGACCCCAATGACACCTATCTCTCCATCGGTCAGTTACAGCATTCCCAACACCAATTCGGAAAGTACCACAACACCCTATTTGCCAGCTCCTACACCCACTAATATGGCAAGGACACCCACAACTACATCCAGTCCTACTAAAAGCATCAGCAAGGGAGCTAAAGTAGGCATTGGTTTGGGATTGGCCGCACTCATTGGAACCGGGGCTTATTTCATGTTCCGCAAAAAAGACCACAAGCCCCATCCAGTTCCCAAATCAAAAGAAGCTTCCGAAAAGAAATCACTCGGAAAAATTGAACTCAGTTAATACCAGAACTTAAATTTTATTCAAAATGGCAGTAAGAAAAAAGACTTCAAGAACCCCGACTTCATCGTCAAGGGCAACAAAGATTGACTTTATGAAAGCCACCAACAACATTGGAAAACCCGTTGCTGCCGTAGCAGGGTTTGCCGTTGGGAAGTTCGCTTTGAAAAAGTTATCTAAAAGTCAGACCGTTACCGGGCTGATGGGAACCGATATGAAAGACTACATCGTTCCGGCAGCCGTCACAATGGGCGGTTTGATAGGTACACAGTTTACCAAAAACGAATACATCAAGCTGGGCTTGGTAGGTGCAGCAGGTGCAGGTGTGGAAGCCATCATCAAGAAAGCTACCGGAAAAACCATACTTCAAGGCTTGGAAGGCTTAATCGGTGAAGATGAAAGCTCAGACTTTGATGATGTGAACAGCCTTCGTGCTTTGAACCCGGTTACACAAACACTTCCGGCAGCCGATATCGACATTGAAAGGGAAATTCAACGCTCGGTATCCGGTGCAGCAGATTACTCCATGTCGGACGAACCTGTGGGCAGTGTTTCAACCGACTATTCCATGTCGGATGAACCAGTTGGAACTATGGATTATTCAGATGACCCGGTTGGTTCACTGGCTAAAATCAATCCCGACAGCATGGACTTTGACATCTTTTCGGGTGACATGATGGAATCCTAATGCCTTCCGGCAATACAATTCAATACAGTAAATCAATTTTTAAACACACAAAAAAGTAAAAATCATGGCAGACATTAATGAGCAAAATGATTTGTACCCTTCAATGGAAGAAATTGAAGGTTTAGAAGCCGCGATTCTCAACAAGGAAGAGGACGCATTGGAAAGAGAAGAAGACCAAGACGATGCCGTCGAAGGTATTGGTGATTTGGGACGTGCAAGGCGTAAGCAAAAACGTCAGGTGCGCAGGGCAAAACGAAGTGCAGGTCGCAGAAATGCGGTGAAGCGTTCGTTCAATGCCGGGGCGAAAAGCACCGCAGTAAAAACAGGTTTGACCCGTGATTTGACCTCCAAAGGTCAGTTT contains:
- a CDS encoding DUF4007 family protein, whose amino-acid sequence is MLKYTFSGHETFYCRHYWLKKGYDFLKEGNKFSEPDAVTKLGVGKNMVTSIRFWLKAFDIENDKDSDRFATDLGVFLFEDDGWDPYLEDVNSIWLLHYHLVKKGWASIYSLFFNKLKNGDKEFSNEKILRGITYVVEGAKQEVSNVTTIDNDIRVFRSNYLQPRKPVNVEDEFIGLLQELHLFEEIGKKSIVVQNTDRNELSIELFFYAILDRFENRKSISAEEIITSTNSPGKIFCMTEHGIINKLKKIEEKYKGVTFTEDAGIRELQINNQYDKWNILSAYYE
- a CDS encoding type IV toxin-antitoxin system AbiEi family antitoxin, yielding MTTQNETYLKKLFKVLQPGCVVTVDWLENCGISRNLQKYYLKSGWLESIGRSAYKKPGDTIEWQGALNAIQKQTESKVHVGGLSALALQGFSHYFRMNNESLQLFSPLKTKLPKWFVEYNWNLDIQHHLSSFLPFDLGIKELEQNQVKINVSTPERAIMECLYLAPQKMDLVECYHLFEGLVNLKPKLLAALLASCNSVKVKRLFLYMAEKANHQWFQFLETEQFDLGKGNRMLAEKGIYIPKYLISIPKELAEL
- a CDS encoding nucleotidyl transferase AbiEii/AbiGii toxin family protein, giving the protein MILPIYKAQVDLLLQVLPYVAKENIFALKGGTAINLFVRDMPRLSVDIDLTYLPFDSREDALKNIQDGLSRIKIDIEKNVPGVKVHPVPLNGGTDVKLNCQGKNAQIKIEVNTITRGNVFPTQLMQVVDSVQDEFGKFAAINMVSLAELYGGKICAAIDRQHPRDVFDVKLLLENEGLTDEIWDGVKIGMISHYKPINELLSPILKDQKSAFDNQFAGMTSVEFTYDDYEKTRATLIDTIQQRLTDDEKKFLLSFEMGEPDWKLFPHSVLKDLPAIKWKLLNIQKLKKDNPKKHEQMVTDLKKTLGLV
- a CDS encoding DUF4248 domain-containing protein; the protein is MTFRRTVLKQDLVKKLYPDSTSIRSALQLLRNEIDLCPELKERISQAGHMRKHTYNFEQLRLILEHFSLTNEDYNQL
- a CDS encoding J domain-containing protein, whose translation is MIYFQNITDLEQAKQRYRTLAKELHPDKGGSALQFQQMQDEYKTLLLELQHIQVAPTGQNSPQQSDIMAELGKLAKVLIQKQVPQRYLQEKIKKSQSPIEKGIFSKLVDFLNEMEIK